Proteins from a genomic interval of Flammeovirgaceae bacterium SG7u.111:
- a CDS encoding ABC transporter ATP-binding protein, with product MIVPAQNKVGEKILTVSNLKVDFYHNAHATHAVKGIDFEVFKGETVGIVGESGSGKSVSALSLLGLISDPGLVTDGKAMFKSINDGQFDLYQQSEKALRKIRGRDISMIFQDPMSSLNPVFTCGDQVLETILLHEKVSKKEAKERVISLFEKVRLPRPAQIYKAYPHEISGGQKQRVMIAMALACRPSLLIADEPTTALDVTVQSAILDLMQELRHAKETSVIFITHDLGVIAEVADRVLVMYRGKIVESGPVWNIFANPKHPYTKGLLACRPRLNMRLERLPIITDFMRSDLEGNITGVSDAKFKSVGEALMMSVKSSEDVEKQREAYMANEPILQVNELKTYFPIRKTLLGKPKEVVKAVDGVSFEVYPGETLGLVGESGCGKTTLGRTILRLVEATEGEVFFEGENILSMKRNQLRQLRKDIQIIFQDPYASLNPRISIGEAIMEPMRVHKVFKTEKERADWAMELLETVNLSSTYFSRYPHEFSGGQRQRVCIARTLALKPKFVICDESVSALDVSVQAQVLNLLNLLKERYNLTYIFISHDLAVVKFIADRILVMNKGRVEEIGFAENIYERPQKPYTQQLIKAIPKGDLEDVRKAVIRRKLQNPPPYRSL from the coding sequence ATGATAGTACCTGCACAAAATAAAGTTGGAGAAAAAATTTTGACGGTAAGTAATCTAAAGGTAGATTTCTATCATAACGCTCATGCTACACATGCGGTAAAAGGTATTGATTTTGAGGTTTTTAAAGGAGAGACGGTCGGGATAGTAGGGGAGTCTGGCTCTGGCAAATCGGTAAGTGCTTTGTCTCTATTAGGACTGATAAGTGACCCTGGATTGGTTACAGATGGTAAGGCGATGTTCAAATCGATAAATGATGGGCAGTTTGACCTTTACCAACAATCTGAAAAAGCGCTCAGGAAAATAAGAGGACGGGATATTTCCATGATATTCCAAGACCCGATGAGTTCGCTCAACCCTGTTTTTACCTGTGGCGATCAGGTGTTGGAAACGATTCTCCTTCACGAAAAAGTATCAAAAAAAGAAGCGAAAGAGCGTGTAATATCCCTTTTTGAAAAAGTAAGACTCCCTCGCCCAGCTCAAATTTATAAAGCATATCCCCATGAAATATCGGGTGGGCAAAAGCAGCGGGTGATGATAGCCATGGCTTTGGCTTGTCGCCCTTCTTTGCTGATTGCCGACGAGCCTACTACGGCACTTGATGTTACGGTACAGTCAGCCATTTTGGATCTGATGCAAGAACTTAGGCATGCCAAAGAAACTTCTGTGATTTTCATAACCCACGATCTTGGTGTTATAGCCGAAGTAGCTGACCGGGTATTGGTGATGTACCGTGGGAAAATTGTAGAATCGGGTCCTGTCTGGAATATCTTTGCCAACCCAAAGCACCCTTATACCAAAGGTTTGCTGGCGTGCAGGCCAAGGCTCAACATGAGATTGGAGAGGCTTCCTATCATTACTGATTTTATGCGTTCGGACCTGGAAGGGAACATCACGGGTGTGTCCGATGCGAAGTTTAAATCGGTAGGTGAAGCACTGATGATGAGTGTAAAAAGTAGCGAGGATGTTGAAAAACAGCGAGAAGCTTATATGGCGAATGAACCTATTTTACAGGTAAATGAGCTTAAAACCTATTTTCCAATCCGAAAGACACTATTGGGCAAACCCAAAGAAGTGGTGAAAGCGGTAGATGGGGTAAGCTTTGAAGTGTACCCAGGCGAGACTTTGGGCTTGGTGGGGGAATCAGGCTGTGGGAAAACAACATTGGGAAGAACTATTTTACGATTAGTGGAAGCTACTGAAGGAGAAGTTTTTTTTGAAGGGGAAAATATCCTTTCCATGAAAAGAAATCAGCTTAGGCAACTCCGAAAAGATATCCAGATTATTTTTCAAGATCCTTACGCCTCGCTCAACCCTCGGATAAGCATAGGCGAGGCCATAATGGAGCCTATGCGGGTGCACAAGGTTTTTAAAACTGAAAAGGAGCGTGCTGATTGGGCAATGGAGCTGTTGGAAACGGTGAACCTAAGTAGTACCTATTTCAGCCGATATCCGCATGAGTTTTCGGGAGGGCAGCGCCAGCGAGTGTGCATAGCTCGAACGTTGGCACTAAAGCCCAAGTTCGTTATTTGCGATGAGTCGGTTTCTGCGCTCGATGTGTCGGTACAAGCTCAAGTGCTCAATTTACTCAACTTACTAAAAGAGAGGTATAACCTGACCTATATTTTCATATCTCACGACCTGGCTGTGGTCAAATTTATTGCCGATCGGATTTTGGTGATGAACAAAGGGCGAGTGGAAGAAATCGGTTTTGCCGAAAATATCTACGAACGACCCCAGAAGCCTTACACCCAGCAACTAATAAAAGCGATTCCGAAAGGTGACCTCGAGGATGTGAGAAAAGCTGTGATCAGGAGAAAACTGCAAAATCCCCCTCCCTATCGCTCTTTATAA
- a CDS encoding alpha/beta fold hydrolase, which yields MKLFYRQSGQGLPVIILHGLFGSSDNWMSIGKKLSENYKVFLVDQRNHGQSENTPEFNYEIMAEDLRDFIEEHKIIQPIVVGHSMGGKVAMKFATKYPEMLRKLVVVDIAPRAYPVHHQKILEGLNSINLSSLKSRTDADMALAQHEPIQPVRQFLLKNLYRNSSGAFDWRINLPVITEKIEAVGELIQSDAPVDVPTLFMGGTNSAYIVESDHTDIKAIFPKAEIRMISNAGHWIHAEQPVKFIEVLNRFIAG from the coding sequence ATGAAACTATTTTACAGACAAAGTGGCCAAGGGCTACCTGTTATTATTCTCCACGGACTATTTGGGTCTTCCGACAACTGGATGTCCATTGGTAAAAAACTCTCAGAAAACTACAAAGTTTTCCTCGTAGATCAACGAAACCACGGTCAATCGGAAAATACGCCAGAATTTAATTATGAGATCATGGCGGAAGATCTTCGAGACTTTATAGAAGAGCATAAAATTATTCAGCCTATTGTAGTTGGGCATTCTATGGGAGGAAAAGTTGCCATGAAATTTGCCACCAAATACCCCGAAATGCTCAGGAAGTTAGTAGTGGTAGATATTGCTCCAAGAGCCTATCCAGTCCATCACCAAAAGATTTTGGAAGGGCTAAACAGCATCAATCTTTCCTCTTTGAAGAGCAGAACCGATGCCGATATGGCGTTGGCACAGCATGAACCCATTCAGCCTGTGAGGCAATTTTTACTTAAAAACCTTTATCGTAATAGTTCAGGAGCTTTCGATTGGAGGATTAACCTACCAGTTATCACCGAAAAAATAGAGGCGGTAGGCGAGCTGATCCAAAGTGATGCTCCCGTTGATGTTCCTACGCTATTTATGGGCGGAACGAATTCGGCATACATCGTAGAGTCGGACCATACCGATATAAAAGCTATTTTCCCAAAAGCCGAAATCCGAATGATAAGCAATGCAGGTCACTGGATTCATGCCGAACAACCTGTTAAGTTTATAGAAGTGCTCAATCGTTTTATTGCGGGGTAA
- a CDS encoding sulfatase-like hydrolase/transferase has product MKSLYPYVIISIILLSISGCAKVQEAPQEEQKPNVLWIVTDDHRYDAIRAFNKMLHDREMSELGYVESPNIDRLTEMGTTFISTFCQAQVCAPSRASMHYGRYPFRSGIYEFEYHNNNAEHCKPTLPEQMAQLGYQTFHVGKLGVRIKTIKDGKTKSYPIYQNDISFKQMAKDGLTGWGKDWFRELDGEKFDNPIKNLVFFVTPDGKFEYNSLELEKQRPEYAGMSEKVIEKYDLLRHYNDRKGKHLDKGMILSGVSSQPAGKNRDGYYTSTLTDYLKNTDSTFTVGSQTVGGIDPSKPLFVHIGYDFPHTPVLPPADYRERFQKYKYNVPVFDKKEFEKMPKQLINQCKNGETDHFSDEEKQKMVQDYYAFCAYGDRLVGQSVDAFIEYSEAKKQSWVIVYVNGDHGWKLNDHGAVSKCTPWIEDSLNPIVVVSSDKKMFPAGKVVREYTEFVDVAPTILAAGGADLKDKKYNYLDGMDMAKIAKGEAPVRDYVIGESHAGTGPRAYIRTKDYVFSMKTRPNKNKGEKMDWALNASFKDLDPGLYHVTKDPKEVNNVAFDPAYEHIAMTMKDKLMNIVLGDNRVEVNWEKWGSGTEIYRSNFAPGAHDYKLNLK; this is encoded by the coding sequence ATGAAATCACTATACCCATATGTAATCATCAGCATCATTCTTTTAAGTATTTCTGGATGCGCAAAAGTACAAGAGGCACCACAAGAGGAACAGAAACCGAACGTGCTTTGGATCGTAACCGACGACCACCGATACGATGCCATTCGGGCATTTAACAAAATGCTTCACGATCGAGAAATGAGTGAACTTGGATATGTTGAGTCGCCAAATATTGACCGATTGACCGAAATGGGTACAACGTTTATAAGCACATTTTGCCAAGCGCAAGTATGCGCTCCTTCCAGAGCTTCTATGCATTATGGACGCTACCCCTTCCGCTCGGGTATTTATGAATTTGAATACCATAACAACAACGCAGAGCATTGTAAGCCTACCTTGCCCGAGCAGATGGCTCAATTAGGTTATCAAACATTTCATGTTGGCAAATTGGGGGTTCGTATCAAAACAATAAAGGATGGAAAGACTAAATCCTACCCTATTTACCAAAATGATATCAGTTTCAAACAAATGGCTAAAGATGGCCTCACGGGCTGGGGGAAAGATTGGTTTCGGGAGTTGGATGGAGAGAAATTTGACAACCCGATAAAGAACTTAGTTTTCTTTGTCACTCCTGACGGGAAGTTTGAATACAACTCGCTTGAGCTTGAAAAGCAAAGGCCCGAATATGCGGGAATGTCTGAAAAAGTAATAGAGAAATATGACCTACTCAGGCACTATAACGATAGAAAGGGAAAACACCTAGATAAGGGCATGATCCTCTCTGGAGTCAGCTCACAGCCTGCTGGAAAAAACCGAGATGGTTATTACACCTCAACTCTAACCGATTACCTTAAAAATACAGATTCTACCTTTACGGTCGGTTCGCAAACTGTTGGTGGAATAGATCCTTCAAAACCTTTATTTGTTCACATTGGGTACGATTTCCCCCATACCCCTGTACTCCCTCCGGCAGATTACAGAGAGAGGTTTCAAAAATACAAATACAACGTACCTGTATTCGATAAGAAAGAATTTGAAAAAATGCCAAAGCAGCTGATCAATCAGTGTAAAAATGGAGAAACAGACCATTTTTCAGACGAGGAAAAACAAAAGATGGTACAGGATTATTACGCCTTCTGTGCATATGGTGACCGCCTAGTAGGTCAGTCAGTAGATGCCTTTATCGAGTATAGCGAAGCCAAAAAACAGTCATGGGTAATTGTATATGTAAACGGCGATCATGGTTGGAAACTAAACGACCATGGCGCAGTATCGAAATGTACGCCTTGGATAGAAGATAGCCTCAACCCGATTGTAGTGGTATCATCTGATAAAAAGATGTTCCCCGCAGGAAAAGTGGTGAGAGAATATACCGAATTCGTGGATGTTGCACCTACTATATTGGCAGCAGGAGGAGCTGATTTGAAAGATAAAAAATACAATTATCTAGACGGAATGGACATGGCAAAAATCGCTAAAGGCGAAGCTCCTGTCAGGGATTATGTAATTGGAGAGAGCCATGCGGGAACAGGGCCAAGAGCTTATATACGAACAAAAGATTACGTATTCTCCATGAAAACACGCCCAAATAAAAACAAAGGTGAAAAGATGGACTGGGCACTGAATGCTTCTTTCAAAGACCTAGACCCTGGCTTGTATCACGTTACAAAAGACCCAAAAGAGGTAAATAATGTGGCATTTGACCCAGCTTATGAACATATAGCCATGACCATGAAAGATAAACTCATGAATATTGTATTGGGCGATAACCGAGTTGAAGTCAATTGGGAAAAATGGGGTAGTGGAACAGAAATCTACCGAAGTAACTTTGCACCTGGTGCACATGACTACAAGTTGAACTTGAAATAA
- a CDS encoding sulfatase-like hydrolase/transferase → MKSSSNTNPAITISLLLVVLGSCLYSPFTEAQPNILWIVTDDQRADALECFNMATRGKKESALGYVSSPNIDKLADEGVLFVNAFCNSPACGPSRGSMYSGRYPFRNGHYAFELSHQNPDFVKPSFGQTLQKQGYGTAVFGKGDSYIYKWGPGQGYYYPGHFNYKMHFKHDLQKNNVGDLWAPATQGDKKEFVSFPDGRLIIYSYDKKTKEATGDDKVKKDKVEKELDILRAYTRLNKSLILGGVNPQPAGKTVDGMIVHEFKSYLKNQNTDYTTSWGATAKGADANKPLMVNLGFHLPHTPVLPPKEFRDKFKKYQYEVPEFDTKELDQLPPQMKKMFNSLNMSRMTDEDKQQAIQDYYAFCAYGDALIGEAVEEFKAYCKKNNQEYVILYTVGDHGWHLGEQGIEAKFGPWDKSIHGALIVVASDKAKVPEGLIQRQLVEYVDVTPTILATGGVEIEKEEFEYLDGFDLMNFIGNKEEKREYIVGEIHLVAAPRAYLRSKEFAFSMRTKPGNKANLNENIRWALDCPVEDAELALYDLRTDPLERNNVAAHEKYAELAQWFRQKLGNIVLGDGRIECDWSKPNTYALSNFAQGADNKKLDIPEGLIPKTH, encoded by the coding sequence ATGAAATCATCTTCAAACACAAACCCTGCAATTACCATTAGTCTACTTCTAGTGGTATTAGGCTCATGCTTGTATTCACCTTTCACTGAAGCACAGCCCAATATTCTTTGGATAGTTACCGATGACCAACGAGCCGATGCTTTGGAATGCTTCAACATGGCAACACGAGGCAAAAAAGAAAGTGCCTTAGGTTATGTATCATCGCCTAACATTGATAAGCTTGCCGATGAAGGTGTTTTATTTGTAAATGCTTTTTGCAACTCTCCCGCATGCGGTCCATCAAGAGGATCTATGTATAGCGGGCGCTACCCTTTCCGAAATGGACACTATGCTTTTGAGTTAAGCCATCAAAATCCAGACTTTGTAAAACCTAGCTTTGGTCAAACGTTGCAAAAACAAGGATATGGAACTGCTGTATTTGGAAAAGGAGATTCCTACATCTATAAATGGGGGCCAGGTCAAGGGTATTATTACCCTGGTCACTTCAACTACAAAATGCATTTCAAGCATGACCTCCAGAAAAACAACGTAGGTGATTTGTGGGCACCTGCAACTCAAGGAGATAAAAAGGAATTCGTTTCGTTTCCCGATGGCAGGTTAATTATTTATAGCTATGACAAGAAAACAAAAGAAGCTACAGGTGACGATAAGGTAAAAAAAGACAAAGTCGAAAAAGAGCTGGACATCCTCCGGGCATATACCCGGCTCAACAAAAGCTTGATTTTGGGAGGGGTAAACCCACAGCCTGCTGGAAAAACAGTAGATGGCATGATCGTACATGAATTCAAATCGTATCTGAAAAACCAAAATACTGATTACACCACTAGCTGGGGAGCTACTGCCAAAGGTGCTGACGCCAATAAACCGCTAATGGTCAATCTTGGGTTTCACCTACCCCACACACCCGTTTTACCCCCCAAAGAATTTCGTGACAAGTTCAAGAAATATCAATACGAAGTACCAGAATTCGATACGAAAGAATTGGATCAGCTTCCACCTCAAATGAAAAAAATGTTCAATAGCTTGAATATGTCGCGCATGACCGATGAAGACAAGCAACAAGCTATTCAGGATTACTATGCGTTTTGTGCGTACGGTGACGCCTTGATTGGAGAAGCTGTTGAGGAATTTAAGGCATACTGCAAAAAAAACAACCAAGAATATGTAATTCTATACACCGTTGGTGATCACGGATGGCACCTAGGCGAGCAGGGCATTGAAGCCAAGTTTGGCCCATGGGATAAATCTATTCATGGGGCACTAATAGTTGTAGCATCCGACAAGGCAAAAGTACCTGAAGGACTCATCCAGCGCCAGCTTGTGGAATATGTGGATGTTACACCAACAATCCTTGCTACTGGAGGGGTAGAAATCGAAAAAGAAGAATTCGAATACCTCGATGGTTTTGACCTCATGAATTTTATTGGTAACAAAGAAGAAAAGCGCGAGTATATTGTTGGAGAAATCCACCTCGTTGCTGCTCCCAGAGCCTACTTGCGCTCTAAAGAGTTTGCATTTTCTATGCGAACAAAGCCCGGCAATAAGGCTAATCTAAACGAAAATATCCGCTGGGCATTGGATTGTCCTGTGGAAGATGCTGAGCTGGCCTTATACGATTTACGTACCGATCCGCTAGAGCGCAATAACGTAGCAGCACATGAAAAATATGCCGAGCTGGCACAATGGTTCCGCCAAAAACTTGGCAATATCGTACTAGGCGATGGGCGAATTGAGTGCGATTGGTCTAAACCCAACACCTACGCCTTGAGCAACTTCGCACAGGGTGCTGACAATAAAAAATTGGATATACCCGAAGGATTAATACCTAAAACCCACTAA
- a CDS encoding family 16 glycosylhydrolase yields the protein MKNSILSSIFILLCIISYAQPKVQGMKWEKVEELSDEFAGTKINETKWNIDPQGHSELNWRGRAPALFQKESFGIGNGYLTIEAGKLPEPVTIKSGGKPITYTYYGGILRSNITTSIGHYYECRMKMNKTEMGGGFWLCHAGECGNKHEIDITESVGQLTEQTHKWAFDWDQIMHSNAIHRKTGCNEASRDQAKMIPPTKNSERFYTYGFYWKSANELLFYLDGKYVYTLTPPVPFDRNLFLQFSIEAYDWNPIPELNSKVATSSLEDRTTYIDYIHVYKLVD from the coding sequence ATGAAAAATTCAATTTTATCATCAATCTTTATATTGTTATGTATCATCTCTTACGCCCAACCCAAAGTACAAGGGATGAAATGGGAAAAGGTGGAAGAATTGAGTGATGAGTTCGCTGGTACTAAAATAAACGAGACAAAGTGGAACATTGACCCACAAGGGCACTCTGAGTTAAACTGGCGTGGACGTGCCCCTGCCCTGTTCCAGAAAGAGAGCTTTGGAATAGGAAATGGCTACCTAACGATTGAAGCAGGCAAATTGCCTGAACCGGTTACTATAAAATCTGGTGGGAAACCCATCACATACACCTATTACGGAGGTATTTTGCGCTCAAACATTACTACGTCAATTGGTCATTATTACGAGTGCCGAATGAAGATGAACAAGACTGAAATGGGCGGAGGATTTTGGCTTTGCCATGCAGGTGAGTGTGGAAACAAGCACGAAATTGACATTACAGAATCGGTTGGGCAACTCACCGAACAGACTCACAAATGGGCTTTTGACTGGGATCAGATCATGCACTCAAACGCAATTCACAGAAAAACTGGATGCAATGAAGCTTCAAGAGACCAGGCCAAGATGATTCCTCCTACAAAAAATTCGGAACGCTTCTACACATACGGCTTTTATTGGAAAAGTGCCAACGAGCTCTTGTTTTACCTCGACGGGAAATATGTATATACACTTACCCCTCCCGTCCCGTTTGACAGAAATTTGTTTCTACAATTCTCCATTGAAGCCTACGACTGGAACCCCATTCCTGAATTGAATAGTAAAGTGGCCACAAGCAGCCTTGAAGATAGAACTACTTATATTGATTACATACACGTCTACAAATTGGTGGATTGA
- the gcvT gene encoding glycine cleavage system aminomethyltransferase GcvT, with the protein MELKKVALNDIHEQLGARMVEFAGYNMPVKYGSEVEEHKTVRNGVGVFDVSHMGEFMLRGEKALDLIQKVTTNDASKLFDGKAQYSCLPNGKGGIVDDLLVYKMDDQTYLLVVNASNIEKDWNWIESHNTFGVEMENISDQTSLLAVQGPKATEVMQKLTEVNLSEMGYYTFTKGEFAGQKDVIISATGYTGAGGFELYIPNAAAEEVWKKLFEAGKDEGIKPIGLAARDTLRLEMGFCLYGNDIDDTTSPIEAGLGWITKFSKNFINDDIFQKQKEEGVSRKLVGFKMIDRGIPRAHYPILNAEGEQIGEVTSGSMSPMLGTGIGLGYVTKEMSKQGTEILIGVRNRQLKAEVTRPPFLK; encoded by the coding sequence ATGGAATTGAAAAAAGTAGCATTAAACGATATACACGAGCAACTCGGTGCCAGAATGGTCGAGTTTGCTGGCTATAACATGCCTGTAAAATACGGCTCAGAAGTAGAAGAGCACAAAACGGTAAGAAACGGAGTGGGCGTATTCGATGTGTCGCACATGGGCGAGTTTATGCTCAGAGGCGAAAAAGCGCTCGACCTTATCCAAAAAGTAACCACCAACGATGCCTCAAAGTTGTTTGATGGCAAAGCGCAATACTCTTGCCTACCCAATGGCAAAGGGGGAATAGTAGATGACCTTTTGGTCTATAAAATGGACGACCAAACCTACCTTTTGGTAGTGAACGCTTCCAACATAGAAAAGGACTGGAACTGGATTGAAAGCCACAACACCTTTGGCGTGGAGATGGAAAATATTTCTGACCAAACTTCGCTCTTGGCAGTGCAAGGGCCAAAAGCTACAGAAGTGATGCAAAAGCTTACGGAGGTAAACCTAAGCGAAATGGGCTACTACACCTTCACCAAAGGAGAATTTGCCGGACAAAAAGATGTGATTATTTCGGCAACAGGCTATACGGGCGCAGGCGGTTTTGAACTCTACATACCCAATGCCGCTGCCGAAGAAGTTTGGAAAAAACTTTTTGAAGCAGGAAAAGACGAAGGCATCAAGCCCATAGGATTGGCAGCAAGGGACACTCTTCGCTTGGAAATGGGTTTCTGCCTCTACGGAAACGATATAGACGATACCACTTCCCCTATAGAAGCTGGCTTGGGTTGGATCACGAAGTTTAGCAAAAACTTCATCAACGATGATATTTTCCAAAAGCAAAAAGAAGAAGGCGTGAGCCGCAAGCTTGTAGGCTTCAAGATGATAGACCGAGGAATCCCTCGTGCCCACTACCCTATCCTCAATGCTGAAGGCGAACAAATTGGCGAAGTGACTTCGGGAAGCATGTCGCCGATGTTAGGTACTGGAATTGGGCTTGGCTACGTTACAAAGGAAATGAGCAAGCAAGGCACGGAAATTTTGATTGGGGTGAGAAACCGCCAGTTGAAAGCCGAAGTAACCCGACCACCGTTTTTGAAGTAA
- a CDS encoding ComEC/Rec2 family competence protein yields the protein MNFWTSFAFLRLTIFLIGGILFYLHAPWDIPRASWVLVTFSAVYLALVFSFSKKLRRRLSWLVGSVGLSLVFLFGYVFCELKNPLSSSEHFLHSTENTKFFVGEITSEVTEKGKTRRFVLSLEKVQVSEGWKDTRGQVQVYVALTDSTKLAYSDKLLFKGFPREVSAPLNPAEFDYKSYLARQGIFHQHYAPENSFRLVAHGEMDFLGFAYQMRRKCEAVFREYIPDKASQEIVVALILGIKEGLDNEIKDAYSGAGAMHVLAVSGLHVGIIFQVLSWLLSGLRRKKRGKLLFAFLILASLWFYAMLTGLSPSVMRAVTMFSLVVVGQAFSRRTNIYNTLSVAAFILLCYDPMMLTQVGFQLSFAAVFGIVFFHPKFYDLLEFDSKILDAVWSITCVSLAAQLATGPISMFYFHQFPSYFWLANLIVIPAAAVILYAGLSLLALSFVPMLASGIGFLLSYFVFGLNFLIDWIFHLPFSQITQIHLTGAELVLLYALVFLVGLFWVSYKFRWLIGLSAVTLLLSSLSLGSAYAVREQKVLVFYAINKHSAIGMLEGEKAALIADGKLLSDEKAKSFHIAPHLLEKGIEEENWYSLDGKIEDLPIRKLENGNVVLVWEGKKILLLRSRGKVSSTVVFDYALASNNALRDLKYAPRCELLIVDGSNSFYTQQKLEQQAKEMNIPIYLTQKEEALVLKH from the coding sequence ATGAACTTTTGGACATCTTTCGCATTTCTTAGGTTGACGATTTTCCTCATTGGGGGAATATTGTTTTATTTGCATGCCCCTTGGGATATTCCCCGTGCTTCATGGGTTTTGGTAACTTTTTCCGCTGTTTACCTAGCCCTCGTTTTTAGCTTTTCCAAGAAATTGAGAAGGCGGCTTAGCTGGCTTGTAGGTTCGGTAGGCTTATCGCTCGTGTTTCTCTTTGGTTATGTTTTTTGCGAACTCAAAAATCCACTTTCTTCTTCGGAGCATTTTCTCCATTCTACTGAAAATACTAAATTTTTTGTGGGCGAAATAACCAGTGAGGTTACCGAAAAAGGGAAGACTCGGCGGTTTGTGCTGTCGCTTGAAAAAGTACAGGTTTCTGAAGGATGGAAAGATACAAGAGGGCAGGTGCAAGTCTATGTTGCTTTGACGGATTCTACCAAGCTAGCTTATAGCGATAAACTTTTATTCAAAGGCTTTCCAAGAGAAGTGAGTGCGCCGCTCAATCCAGCCGAATTTGATTACAAAAGCTACTTGGCTCGGCAAGGCATTTTTCACCAACATTATGCTCCCGAAAATTCCTTTCGGTTAGTAGCCCATGGGGAAATGGACTTCTTAGGGTTTGCCTACCAAATGCGAAGAAAATGCGAAGCTGTTTTCAGAGAATATATTCCCGACAAAGCTTCCCAAGAAATTGTGGTCGCCCTCATTTTGGGGATAAAAGAAGGCTTGGACAACGAGATAAAAGATGCCTATTCGGGAGCGGGGGCTATGCACGTGTTGGCCGTTTCTGGTTTGCATGTAGGCATCATTTTCCAAGTGCTTTCTTGGCTGCTAAGTGGGTTGCGAAGGAAGAAAAGGGGCAAGCTGCTTTTTGCCTTCCTTATTTTGGCGAGCCTATGGTTCTACGCCATGCTCACGGGGCTTTCCCCCTCGGTGATGCGGGCTGTCACCATGTTTTCCCTCGTGGTAGTTGGGCAAGCTTTCAGCCGACGGACCAATATTTACAACACCCTTTCCGTGGCGGCTTTTATCCTGCTTTGCTACGATCCTATGATGCTTACCCAAGTTGGTTTTCAACTCTCTTTTGCGGCTGTTTTTGGCATCGTATTTTTTCACCCAAAGTTTTATGATCTGCTGGAATTCGATTCCAAAATATTGGACGCGGTGTGGAGCATCACCTGTGTTTCGCTGGCAGCGCAATTGGCTACGGGACCTATCAGTATGTTTTATTTCCACCAGTTCCCCAGTTACTTTTGGTTGGCTAACCTGATCGTAATTCCTGCTGCTGCGGTGATTTTGTATGCAGGGTTGAGCCTGTTGGCGCTTTCATTCGTACCGATGCTTGCTTCGGGAATTGGCTTTTTGCTCAGCTATTTTGTGTTCGGCTTGAACTTCCTCATCGATTGGATTTTCCACCTGCCTTTTTCCCAAATCACGCAAATCCACCTCACAGGTGCTGAATTGGTTTTACTCTATGCGCTGGTGTTTTTGGTTGGGTTATTTTGGGTTTCCTACAAGTTTCGTTGGCTCATTGGGCTAAGTGCTGTGACTTTGCTGCTTTCTTCCTTGAGCTTGGGAAGTGCTTATGCTGTGAGGGAGCAGAAGGTTTTGGTTTTTTATGCGATAAATAAACATTCTGCCATAGGGATGTTGGAAGGGGAAAAAGCTGCCCTCATAGCCGATGGCAAATTACTGTCAGATGAAAAAGCTAAGTCTTTTCACATTGCCCCGCACCTGCTCGAAAAGGGAATTGAAGAGGAGAATTGGTATAGTTTAGATGGGAAAATAGAGGATTTACCCATTAGAAAGTTGGAAAATGGCAATGTGGTGTTGGTGTGGGAAGGAAAGAAAATACTGCTGCTTCGGAGTAGGGGAAAGGTTTCCTCCACTGTAGTTTTCGACTATGCATTGGCAAGCAATAATGCGCTCAGAGACTTGAAGTACGCACCCAGGTGTGAGCTGCTGATAGTAGATGGAAGTAACTCGTTTTACACCCAGCAAAAATTGGAACAGCAAGCCAAGGAAATGAATATCCCTATATATTTGACCCAAAAGGAGGAAGCCTTGGTACTGAAACATTAA